The sequence TCGATTCCCGAATCGACGGCGATCACGGACGCCGTGGGCGCCCGCGCGGCGTTGTTCGGCGCCTACGGCGGGCTGCAGAACCTGTCGTATTACGGCGAAGATTTTCCCATCCTGCTCGACCTGTCCTCGGACAACAGCGAGCACACCGGTACGCTGACGTCGTTCGGCGACGCGGATCTCAACGAGTTGCGCGCCGACAACGAAACGATCGCCGGCATCTGGATCGCGATCTACGATGACATCAACCGGGTCAACGAGATCATCGCCAAGGTGCCACAGGTGCCCGATCTCGATCCCGACGAGATGCACGAGATCATCGGCGAGGCATATTTCCTGCGCGCGCTGAACTACCACAACCTGGTGAAGCTGTTCGGCGGCGTGCCGCTCCGGCTCACGCCGGCGACGTCGATCAACGACCCGGTCGGATCGACGCGGGCGACGGTCGCCGACACGTACACGCAGATCCTCAAGGATCTCGACTCGGCGCAGACGTTCATCTCCAACCCCACGCAGACCACGCAAGCGTCGTTAGGCGCTGTGATGGCCCTGCGCGCGCGCGTCCTGCTCTACGAGGGCGATTACCCTGCGGCCGCGGCGGCGGCGAAAGCGGTCGAGGACCTTGGCCAGTACTCGCTCGCGCCTAACTTCTCCGACCTCTTCGCCGAGGACGGGTCGCCGACGCCCGAAGACATCTTCCGCATCGTCTTCACGGCGCAGCAGTTCAACAACCTGTCGTACTACTACCTCTTCGACGGCCGCTACGAGGTCGCGCCAACGCCGGAGCTCATGCACGACTTCGATCCGTCGTTCGATCCCAGCGACGACGTGGCGAACTACGATCCCGTGGATAAGCGCGGCCAGTGGTCCGTCTCCATCGAGGACGATAACCAGGAGGGAACGAAGTTCCGGTCCGTGCAAGGCACCGAGTATCCGCACGTGATCCGCTTCGCCGAGGTGCTCCTGATTCGCGCCGAGGCCGAGGCGCGGGTCGGAAGCCTGGACACGGCGCGCGTGAAGGTGAACCTGATTCGCGCGCGCGCGGGCCTCGCTCCGGTCGGCTCGTTGTCGCAAACGGACATGATCGACACGATCATCGACGAGCGTCGAAAGGAGCTGGCGTTCGAGGGCGATCGCTGGCCGGACCTGGTACGGCTCGGGTTGGCGACCACCGTGCTCGGCATCCCGGCGCAGCAGGCGCTGTATCCGATACCGCAGCGGGAAATCGATGTGACGCCGGGACTGACGCAGAATCCTGGATACTGATCGCAGCGTAATGGATGGTGTGACGCGGCCGGCGAGGGCAAGTGTCCTCGCCGGCCGCGTGCTGTAAACCATCCGGGCCGACCGGATGTCTCAGGCAGGCGACGCGGAGCGACCGCGTATTCCGAGGAACTCGTCATGGCCAACTTGAAGCTCGCCTTCCGCACGCTCGTCAAGTCGCCGTTCGTCACCTTCGTTGCCCTGCTGTCGTTGGCGCTCGGCATCGGAGCGAACGCGGCGATTTACTCGATGTTCAACGAGATGCTGCTGGCGCCGCTGCCGGTGCGCGACCCCGGCCGGTTGGTGAACCTCGCCATGACTGGCCCCGCACCGGGATCGAACTCGTGCAATCAGGCTGGAAATTGCGACGTCGTGTTCAGCTATCCGATGTTTCGCGATCTCGAGAAGGCGCATCCCGGATTCAGCGCCGTCGTCGCGCACCGCGCATTCGGCGTCAACGTCGCGTACCACCGGCAGACCATCAGCGGCGATGGCA comes from Gemmatimonadaceae bacterium and encodes:
- a CDS encoding RagB/SusD family nutrient uptake outer membrane protein, which codes for MRTRFFLAAALITAAAACSNPLDLKPAGSIPESTAITDAVGARAALFGAYGGLQNLSYYGEDFPILLDLSSDNSEHTGTLTSFGDADLNELRADNETIAGIWIAIYDDINRVNEIIAKVPQVPDLDPDEMHEIIGEAYFLRALNYHNLVKLFGGVPLRLTPATSINDPVGSTRATVADTYTQILKDLDSAQTFISNPTQTTQASLGAVMALRARVLLYEGDYPAAAAAAKAVEDLGQYSLAPNFSDLFAEDGSPTPEDIFRIVFTAQQFNNLSYYYLFDGRYEVAPTPELMHDFDPSFDPSDDVANYDPVDKRGQWSVSIEDDNQEGTKFRSVQGTEYPHVIRFAEVLLIRAEAEARVGSLDTARVKVNLIRARAGLAPVGSLSQTDMIDTIIDERRKELAFEGDRWPDLVRLGLATTVLGIPAQQALYPIPQREIDVTPGLTQNPGY